The proteins below come from a single Streptococcus hyointestinalis genomic window:
- a CDS encoding serine hydrolase translates to MKKLAIILLSTFLFLPRTVDSTERDGELSEAQKETFSNSTATQLLYFTDVPETPRLAVASMTYSDLELTSESSMLPKETLLDVETILTNSKGVKVFQLADGTYIEASRNLIFDDSIISSESIDETRWLKNSSSLYSAPYTYGVAKQANTLSAGDKLHLVEKAVTYYGTYYKLENGGWISEEDTSTTDTRMLKVQALLNSKYNKSNYSIYVKQLTTQSIAGINMDQNMYAASVAKLATLYVTQEKINTGELSYSQKWTYIDAVNHFNGSYDPSGSGKLNKEADNKDYSVDELLQLTAKHSDNVAANMLGYYAANQFDSSFYQTVRTIAGQSWDMTGRQLSAHSAGNLMEAIYYQNGRIIDYLSQTDFDTERISKNIPVKVAHKIGDAYDYKHDVAIVYTDSPFILSIFTDKASYDDISQIADDIYNILK, encoded by the coding sequence ATGAAAAAGCTAGCGATTATCCTGCTGTCTACTTTTCTCTTTTTACCTAGGACGGTGGATAGCACAGAGCGTGACGGAGAGCTCTCAGAAGCTCAAAAAGAGACTTTTTCAAACTCAACAGCGACACAATTACTATACTTTACAGATGTTCCCGAAACGCCTCGTCTTGCAGTTGCTAGCATGACCTATAGTGACCTTGAGCTAACGAGTGAGTCTAGCATGCTTCCAAAAGAAACGCTTTTAGACGTAGAGACTATTTTGACAAACAGCAAAGGCGTCAAGGTCTTTCAGCTAGCTGATGGGACTTACATTGAGGCAAGTCGTAATCTTATCTTTGACGACAGTATCATCAGTAGCGAGAGTATCGACGAGACGAGATGGCTAAAAAACAGTAGTAGCTTATACAGTGCTCCTTACACTTACGGCGTTGCTAAGCAGGCTAACACTCTAAGTGCTGGTGATAAGCTTCATCTGGTGGAAAAGGCAGTGACTTACTACGGTACCTACTATAAGCTTGAAAATGGTGGCTGGATTTCTGAGGAAGATACCTCAACGACAGACACACGGATGTTAAAAGTACAGGCATTACTCAACAGCAAGTACAATAAATCCAACTACAGTATCTATGTTAAGCAGCTAACCACCCAGTCTATCGCTGGTATCAATATGGACCAAAATATGTACGCTGCCAGTGTTGCTAAGTTAGCAACGCTTTATGTCACTCAGGAAAAAATCAATACAGGTGAGCTGTCCTATTCTCAAAAATGGACTTACATTGATGCGGTCAATCATTTTAATGGTTCTTATGATCCAAGCGGAAGTGGTAAGCTGAACAAGGAAGCAGATAACAAAGATTATTCTGTTGATGAGCTTTTGCAGCTAACTGCCAAGCACTCTGACAATGTCGCTGCCAATATGCTAGGCTATTACGCTGCGAATCAATTTGATAGCTCTTTTTATCAAACGGTACGTACCATAGCTGGGCAGAGTTGGGATATGACAGGGCGTCAATTGTCCGCTCACAGTGCAGGTAATCTCATGGAGGCTATTTATTACCAAAATGGTCGCATTATTGATTACCTTTCTCAGACGGACTTTGACACGGAGCGTATCTCAAAGAATATCCCTGTGAAGGTAGCTCACAAAATTGGAGATGCTTACGACTACAAGCATGACGTTGCTATTGTCTATACGGACTCGCCGTTCATCTTGTCTATCTTTACAGACAAGGCGTCCTATGATGATATTAGCCAAATTGCAGATGATATTTACAATATATTGAAATGA
- the hpt gene encoding hypoxanthine phosphoribosyltransferase, whose translation MLENDIKKVLYTEEDIIRKTKELGAQLTEDYKDKNPLLVGVLKGSVPFMAELMKHIDTHVEIDFMVVSSYHGGTTSSGEVKILKDVDTNVEGRDVIFIEDIIDTGRTLKYLRDMFKYRQAKSVKIATLFDKPEGRVVEIDADYFCYDVPNEFIVGFGLDYAENYRNLPYVGVLKEEIYSN comes from the coding sequence ATGCTCGAAAACGATATCAAAAAAGTCCTCTACACCGAGGAAGACATTATTCGTAAGACAAAAGAGTTAGGAGCACAGTTGACAGAGGACTACAAAGATAAAAATCCACTGTTAGTCGGTGTTTTAAAAGGCTCCGTTCCATTTATGGCAGAGTTGATGAAGCATATTGATACGCATGTTGAGATTGACTTTATGGTGGTCTCAAGCTATCATGGTGGAACGACCAGTAGCGGTGAAGTAAAAATCTTGAAAGACGTTGATACAAACGTTGAAGGACGAGATGTTATCTTCATTGAGGACATTATCGATACTGGACGTACACTCAAGTATCTACGTGATATGTTCAAATACCGTCAAGCTAAATCCGTTAAAATTGCAACTCTTTTTGACAAACCAGAAGGTCGTGTTGTCGAGATTGATGCGGATTATTTCTGCTATGATGTACCAAATGAATTTATCGTTGGTTTTGGCTTAGACTACGCTGAAAACTATCGTAATCTTCCCTACGTTGGTGTCTTAAAAGAAGAAATTTATTCTAATTAG